ATTGAATTATTTGAGCGTGTTTTTATCGTTCCATTTGGGACAAGTAAATGATCGATCGTAACGACCAATCGTTTCGTGTGTGAACGGCATTTTTGAAGCGATGGATTGTCACGATTTTCTTAAAACTGATCGAAGCGACGAATCGTACCGTACCGTATATGGGGCCCTTTGGTCGCTGTCGACCAAGTTGCCAGACGACTAGCGTAATCGCTCTTAATAGGGCTAGTTATTAATTACATCTGCTATGGTATGTGGTACATAAgttatcataaaaaaaataacgttaACACTTACTTCGTATTGTAAATTAAAGCGCATACACAGATAGCAAAAATGACGAACTGAGTTGCCATCGTTTTCTTACGTCCAAACttttctattataaatatcgTAGCGAAAATACCTGAAGAATAAATTTTGGAATTAGAAAAATGATGACCGCCAAAAGTATTATTTAAAGAGATATTGGGAGAGCGTCATATCTGCGCAGACAAGGCGCCCGGTCATTCTGTCTTAAAATAAAACCAGAATTTCCGCTTAGAATTTTGTCGCATAgtaattgaaaaaatatataagtagatataaatcccgcaaattgctattgcgctggaaccatgtctcatcaacatcgaaatgacgacatttgacatatatttaagtaaaaatataccatcagctcgaaacttcagtctagtgctgacgtaactagcaacgtgcattagcaatttgcgggacttataacactcAAAATTTACAGCTTAGAGACTATTACGACTGAGGCTCAAAcagctagaatccagagctgtAATGCAAAGCCAGACCGAACTGTACTTTAATGGAAAAAAAATGGTATCAAAGCataatttttgattattttgccAACCAATCATATGTATATATGTGTCATTAAGTCGCTCTTTTTGAATTCGTAATCAGGATTTTAAAATAtgaggcaatcggggagggaatgccccgatACAGCTTCCGCACTAACCGTGTCGCACAGCTCCCGCactaaccaggtgcgggcgagcgcgggtgtgcggggcgtaccccgcCTCAAACCTTGATTGCCATCACaacttgtcgcgaactatacatatCGTTCGGCCTTAATAACAGTGAACATACCAGGAAATTCAGCCAAAGTAGTCCATAGCAAGTCCATGTAGTCGGTAGTTTGCAGCGGGCGGCAGtcggcagcgcacgcctcgccACCGCCCGCATCCGTCTCGAACAGCTCTGTCGTCATCAGCACCAGCCCGTAGTAGCAGAAGGCGCAGGACATCCTGCATCAGAATGTCCGACTTTGAGCTTCGCGACCGCGACCGCGGCGACAGAGACACGCGACCGCGACGGCGGCGGCGACAGAGACGCGCGACTGTGATCGTCAATTGACTTATGGCTtcttccaaaatcctttctctCCTCTCACCAAAGATTGCCTGGTGGAGATTGGCCGCCGCCGCACACAATAGTTTTTAGTTGTACAATTGGtctgaagctgtggtagcctagtggttaggacgtccgccttccaatcggaggtcgggggttcgatcccgggcacgcacctctaacttttcggagttatatgcgtttttaagtaattaaaatatcacttgctttaacggtgaaggaaaacatcgcgaggacacctgaatgcctgagagttctccataatgttctcaaaggtgtgtgaagtctaccaatccgcacatggccagcgtggtagactatggccaaaacccttctcactctaagaggagacccgtgctctgtagtgagcctgcgatggggtgatcatgatgtACAATTGGTCTAGTGGgatgcttcggccgtggctagttaccaccttaccagcaaatccgtgccgccaagtgatttagcgttcagttacgatgccgtgtagaaaccaaagggtatggGTTGATTGAAACTTCCACACCCTTCCAGTTTAGCCCACTACTACCTTAAGACTGCTTACTTACCACCTTACCACCAGGTAATAGATGGCAGTCAATGttgtatttgaagaaaaaaagtTTCTGTgttttcctttttgttttgtgtgcaaCAAAGTTTTCTATCTATGTATCTATCATTGGCACAGCaaggatagatagatagaaaagtcgagtatagtccgtacaaaatgactcttcacgcgccattttaactctatgggtcaactgtaatgtcaaaagtgcggttcacctttaaaataaggactaaaatcgtacgttagccatgaaatttgacacaaaaacttCAAATGGCGCGTGAGCAGTTAAATATTACGCGTTATATCCGCTTTTAAAACATAAAGATAGACATTATTTTTCATTAGAGTCGTCGCACACCAAGCGACTAAGCATCATGGCCCGACCGAACGTCATGGTCATTATTCAATGTATCTACGTACCATATAACCCAGAGAAGAAGGCTAGTGTTCCTCAGTTGCGGTATGAGGAGATGTTTCAGACGTCCGCGCTGACCGATGCCGACTGAGTCGTCGCACACCAGGCGGCCGAGCAACATGGGCCGACCGTTGTCTTGCGCTATCTTAAACATTTGTAAACAAATCCATACTCATTCTACActaatattggtactgattctgtgcacacctaaattttagagtattcgcatcctcttcttactaatgcatttagaaaaagacagatacagtttgacagttttaaatttaatttagagctgtcaaacctcgtgacatAAGCttccagtcgcgagcctattgtttaaatttgtagcgtgcactaaaatttagtctttaaatgtaaaattcatgttccgtccctttattagcaatattaaaaagaaaaagatatagATAGTCTAAAAGTTTAAagaagagaatcggcgccattataattctataatagtattataaatacgaaaacgtATGTGTATGTtgacttttcacggcccattaacagattttgacgttTGTTACAAAGATAAACATGCCGGAGACACacatagtttaatttttaatcaaagagttcgcacgatattttaaaaatataaaacgctgaaccgattttgacaaaatttggtacagagatggcttgaATTCCGGGGGAATTCCCCAGGTGTTTCCGAAATTAAACAGTTtccaaaggattttaaaaaccaaaatccacgcgggcaaagttCTGGGAAACATATTATAGTTATATCAATGTTAAAACTAAGGTTTTTTGATACCAAAATCTATGGCTAACCTCTTTACATTTTACTAAAGTTACAGAAGACCGGGTAAAAATTGGCTGGCTACAGAGTATtaattataggtatttttaaattataatttaacaagtgaattaaaatttcatcattatcatgatcaacccatcaccggcttactacagagcacgggtctcctctcagagtgagaagggccatagtctaccacgctggccatgtgcggattggtagatttcacatacctttgagaacattatggagaactctcaggcatgcaggtgtcctcacgatcttttccttcaccgttaaagcaagtgatattttaataacttaaaaacgcacatagctccgaaaagttagaggtgcgtgcccgggatcgaacccccgacctccgaatagaaggcggacatcctaaccactaggctatcacagcagaaTTGAAATTTAGATTCTTTAAAATTTCACTTTAAAATCAATGTTTTTTGAAACAGCAGTATTAAATTGATCCaataaaacaaaacatgaaCGTACCTTCTCAAGCGTTTCTAAGGCTTTATCTGGCTGTCCGCTTGCAACATGGAATCTGGCTGACTCTGGTAACcactaaaacaataataaaaaatcactttttttaaattccattacaagttggcccttgattgcgatctcaactgGTGTTAAGTGTTGATGCAGACtaagacacatttcggatgttaaAAGCATCAagcccaaaatacgcattttttacacgacttttaggagaaaaaccatttttattcgattgatataaaactaattttaacaaaatttcgtatttacgttcaacgttttaTACACTAAGAGATTACGGTATTATTATATGGTAACAgagatatttataaaaagcgtggcGCTCGGGCGACTTAGACTTTTCGATACATTCGCCTTTGCGATCCTCCGATCAGTTCGCCTTAAGAGATATTTCAGCAGTCGTGGTAAAATGTTTTACCGTGGTTTTACCTACCTTAACCAAATCCGTGAGCATGGCTGTTAAacaacatttaaattttaaatgaatgaaagtatagtacgcgacaggttgagatagcaatcggggtatgaggtggggtgacgacccgcacacccgcacgtcccccgcaccaggttagcacggggactgtgcggatgtgcggggcattccctctccgatagccatctcgacctgtcgcgtgctatacatTTTTCAACATAATCTtagaagtacctacataatataataaagtattGAGATAATTGTAACACTGTTCAAAGGTGTGGTATCATACTTAAAGTTATTTTAGTAGTTCAATCCTGGACAAACACTTCAACTTTTTGAAATTATCTACGttcgaagaaataatttttttccaattaaattactttgatggtaaaggaaaacaatgcgaggaaaccttcatgcctaAATCTGCGGCCCAGATGGGAATGGGTGCcagcgtgtagaacaaactgttaatatttacaagaaattgtaaGGAAGATGCGCTGACGTGTCCTAATCGAGAACGGGTGCCGAGCGGCATGGAATATATGGCATCGCGCCCGCTGCCCGCCctgcaggacgcacccgcttcCACCTGGGCTGCAGGCGAAGAGTTtgccataatgttcttaaaggtgtgaagtctgaaAATCTgtacttggctagcgtggtactGGTAGACTATGATCAAACTCTTCTCAATCTTAGACGGAGACCTGTGCTAAGTActtagttgatgatgatgaactacgGCCAATGCACTTAGCGAAAAATcctgattcatcatcatcatcatcaaccaatagacgtccacggctggacataggtctctccaaggtgctagaatggcgacctcgcaccggaagacgcagtgttggaagaccccccactaggtggacagacgacatcagacgaaatCCTGATTATGTGTTGTTTATACTTTACTAAAATATGATgcatgcgacttcgtccgcgtggatttagactttttaaaatcctgtgggaactcttcgattttctaggattaaaagtagcctatatccttccccgggatgcaagctatctctgtaccaaatttcatcgaaattggtCAAACAGTTGGGTcatgtaaagctagcagacagggagacaaacggacagacagacagacggacagacagacacactttcacatttataatattagtacgaatTTAACCATGGAACTTTTCGAGTCATGCTGCCTTGAACTAGGTTTACTGCTGTTTTGGTTTAAATAACTTGTAACATTGAAATACTTACAGGGCATATGATAGCAAATATCAGCAAAGGTATGGTTGATAGGGCTAACAGCCAGTGCACTCCGAGGGTCGGCATCACGACCAGCGCCAACGCCACTTCTAAACAAGCACCGAGCGCCCAGAAACACTGGaaaaatatgtaatatgtattaatACCAAAAaaatccggtcaagtgcgagtcagactcgcgcaccgagggctctgtactcggatatttttttcgaaattttgcacgataaatcaaaaactattatgcataaaaataaataaaaatctgttttagaatgtgcagctctttcatatgataccccactagatatagttatcttattttgaaaattgaaaatattttttttgtgctgtaaccacaaattcatggctTTCAGATttgttcctttacttgtgctataagaataGTACttaccaaacatgattctaggtcacttataggttttcttgacagacagacagacatacagacagacaacgatgtgatcctataagggttccttttttccttctgaggtacggaaccctaaagacaCTTAAAAATCTCAATACGCATAATACTTTAATACTGGCGcgatattacaataaaaaaaaaaaaaatctgaatctgaatctgaatacATATCTTTTGCTAAAACGACACCTATGAAGAACATTCTTCATAATTCAAACCACCCAAAGCCAGCCCAAATAACTAATAACTGATTCGTTATTAACTATTTATTAAACAAATCACTTATTATTTGTCTCATCTATAAGTTTATAATCTTAAAGTACAtctttctaaatataaaaggaaaaggtgactgactgactgactgatctatcaacgcacagctcaaactactggacggatcgggctgaaatttggcatgcggatagctattatgacgtaggcatccgctaagaaaggatttttgaaaattcaacccctaagggggtgaaatagggggttgaaatttgtgtagtccacgcagacgaagtcgcgagcataagctagtctagcaTAAACAAGAACTTTAACAGCCTGAGAAGTAGATTTTTTCTGGTGACAAAAGAAAAATAGTATGGAATTTCTATATGGCAGCAACACTTACATCCAAAAGAACAACACATTTGGCTCTTTGTTTTGTTGGTAAAAATTCTGCATACAGTGTAAccctgaaaaaataataaaattgttttaacaCTATGCATcatgatagcctggtggttaagacgtcgcgtCGGCCTCCTTTTCAGGGATCCGAGGTTCAATCACGGGCACGGCACGGCACAATAAAAACATCAGGATAATGCTAGGCAATAggtatagatattttttattttttattttttattcagatacaagttagcccttgactgcaatctcacctggtggtaagtgacgatgcagtctaagatggaagcgggctaatctggcaggggtatggcagtttttaacaAACCCATAcacatttggtttctacacggcatcataccagaacgctaaattgcttggcggcacggtggtaactagccacggccgaggcctctcACCAGACAGACcagaatttagaaattataaaattccaaatccctgtcaggaattgaacccgggacctcccactaataagaccacagcgcttaccactgcgccagggaggtcgtcgatgTATTTTCAATTAATAGCAATTAgagacgcccgcgacttcaatcccacttttaattttttttaatttttttaatcccactggaactctttaatttgatTGTAAAATAAGTAATTGTGATTTTTAGTTTTAGAGTTTGATtgtgattataaaaataatacccggctgagtttgttgtgggctcttctcagacctgggcgcgtttggaaccctcgtagctttagtttttaagttcgcgtaaaaattatcgccactacataaatatcttcttacaaatgcaacaatgGACTTTCAacaagtgtaatttattacccattttgaataaatcattttatttgatttgatttgaatgaaatttgatATCTATACCgaattccgtcaaaatcggttaaaaggatatcatcatcatgatcaacccatcgccggctcactacagagcacgggtctcctctcagagtgagaagggttttggccatagtctaccacactggccatgtacggattagTACACTTCaaacgcctttgagaacattatggagaattctcagccatgcgggtttcctcacgatgttttccttcaccggtaaagcaagtgatatttaattacttaaaacgcacacaactccgaaaagagGGAAGTATATCTCTCATAGAggtaagtgcttccctgtcaaCTTTTTTtgtctctttactgtaaatatttttgttacaaaaagaaaataaggactaaaatcgtactttcgacatgaaatttgacacaaaaagttaaaaaggcGCGTGAGGCGTtgaattttacgcgttataggtGAAAAGGTAGGAGAAAGACAAACTTTCCAATCACTAGACAAACTttcccatcactacccatattataaatgcaaaaaaagtgtttgtttgttggttagtccttcaatcacgtcgcaacggagcaacgaatagACGTGGttttcgacgtgattttttcatacCTACCTgtagagtgacgtaggctactttttatcctgggaaaccaaagagttcccacaggatatttGATCACAGTTCATAATACTAGTACTAAAGTGTGTATTTACTAGTAAGAAATTTTATACTAACGATTGTGGCACACATCCTATTGCAAATCCAACAAGTCCTCTCAAAAATAGCAGCCAAAGGAAGTTGGGAGCAATGGCGCTTAACAATCCATAGTAAAATAGTAACACTCCACACATGCTGAGAGCctgaaatatttgaaaaatataaaaaatgtattgTGTTGTTTTAGAATTATGAGGAGCTGACAAACATAATACTACAGTGCTCAAGTGCTTACACTTATTTTACAGGTTGGGCCCACTTGGTCGTGACCCGAGACCCAATGACGACGCGTGACAAGTACCAGACGGCGGCTTCTGATCCCCTTTGATCTCATAAGAAAGAGATATATTATAAGAGTTCacgcgatagaaagagaggaGTTTGTTAAACTTTAGACTGTTATACACAGTTCATAACAgatagggaacttctaacaaaacgtcaaggcttcaacgtcactggcaggcttCAAATGTCAGGACATTTGAGGCAGTTAGCCccaaagtagccctatttttcttttagagcctaatatttgacatatcgcgATTCACGATCAAACcaagagtttcctcactctagttcactctgctgtagtgctgtgcgagctgaattgcactttaacAAGAGTTATTATCTAATTAACAATTTTGCAGAGTAAGCCTTCAGtacctgtcatcatcatcatgatcaacccatcgccggctcactacagagcacggtttttctctcagagtgagaagggttttggtctacgctggccatgtgaggattggtagacttcacacacctttgagaacattatggagaattatcaggcatgcaggtttcctcacgacgttttcctccaccattaaagcaagtaacCTGTAAGGTATTATTAAGTGATATTACTTACAGTTTTCCTTCCATATCTATCACTGATATTGCCCCAGAATGTAGAGCTTAACATCATTCCCATAAAAACAACTGTAGTGGTAAGGGCCTGTTGGTacctgaaaaaaatattcacaaaaTAAAACTGTACTTACAGTTAAGTAATACTGCTTTTAATCTACATAc
The nucleotide sequence above comes from Maniola hyperantus chromosome 8, iAphHyp1.2, whole genome shotgun sequence. Encoded proteins:
- the LOC117984776 gene encoding synaptic vesicle 2-related protein yields the protein MRRAKGYQDLDENAGDSRPPAPPMPLPQEIEMASVSVVPDDTFTVTQAVNALGFGWFQVKLSLYTGLCWMADSMEMTILSILSPALHCEWNISKYQQALTTTVVFMGMMLSSTFWGNISDRYGRKTALSMCGVLLFYYGLLSAIAPNFLWLLFLRGLVGFAIGCVPQSVTLYAEFLPTKQRAKCVVLLDCFWALGACLEVALALVVMPTLGVHWLLALSTIPLLIFAIICPWLPESARFHVASGQPDKALETLEKIAQDNGRPMLLGRLVCDDSVGIGQRGRLKHLLIPQLRNTSLLLWVIWMSCAFCYYGLVLMTTELFETDAGGGEACAADCRPLQTTDYMDLLWTTLAEFPGIFATIFIIEKFGRKKTMATQFVIFAICVCALIYNTNRTFLTCILFLARGIIAGLFQAAYVYTPEVYPTALRSTAVGACSGVARLGAMITPYVAQVLLKNSITIATAVYSVAALIAAVACVALPIETKGREMKETVTATGL